A part of Brassica rapa cultivar Chiifu-401-42 chromosome A05, CAAS_Brap_v3.01, whole genome shotgun sequence genomic DNA contains:
- the LOC103867617 gene encoding transcriptional corepressor LEUNIG_HOMOLOG isoform X1: MAQSNWEADKMLDVYIYDYLVKKKLHNTAKSFMTEGKVSPDPVAIDAPGGFLFEWWSVFWDIFIARTNEKHSEAAAAYIEAQQGKAREQQLQVQQMQMMRQAQMQQRRDPSLGGPMNAIGSEGMIGQSNASAIAAKMYEERMKQPNQMNTDTSQPHMDARMALLKSGTNHHSQMVQGNHPGGVSAALQQLQSRSQQTPEIKTEVNIGASPRQLPVDPSTVYGQGILQSKPGMGNAGLNPGVGALPLKGWPLTGIETIRPGLGPQVQKAFLQNQSQFQLSPQQQQQQQILAQVQGQGNLNNSSMYGGDMDPRRFTVLPRGTKDGQQNANDGSIGSPMQSSSSKHINMPPVQQSSSQQQDPLLSQQSQQNNRKRKGPSSSGPANSTGTGNTVGPSNSQPSTPSTHTPIDGSGITGNMQHMNNMPKGPMMYGSDGIGGLASSANQLLQDDMEPFGDVGALEDNVESFLSQDDGDGGSLFNPTTLKRNPSEHAEPPKAFSFSEVSSIRRSSNKVICCNFSSDGKLLASAGHDKKLYIWNMETLITESAPEEHGHIITDVRFRPNSTQLATSSFDKTIKIWDASEPGYFVRTITGHTAPVMSLDFHPKKTDLFCSCDGNNEIRFWNINAANCFRVIKGASTQVRFQPRFGQMLAAASENTVSIYDYDNDRRVHLLKGHSANVNSVCWNPSGELIASVSEDSVKLWSLNSGDCIHELSSSGNKFHSCVFHPTFPNLLVIGGYQSLELWNTKENKCMTIPAHECVISALAHSPMTGMMASASHDKSVKIWK, translated from the exons ATGGCGCAGAGTAATTGGGAAGCTGATAAGAT GCTTGACGTTTACATATATGATTATTTGGTGAAGAAGAAACTTCATAACActgctaagtcttttatgactGAAGGCAAAGTCTCTCCTGATCCCGttg CAATTGATGCTCCTGGAGGTTTTCTTTTCGAGTGGTGGTCTGTGTTCTGGGACATCTTCATTGCAAGGACGAATGAGAAACATTCAGAGGCTGCTGCAGCTTATATTGAG GCACAGCAAGGTAAAGCAAGGGAGCAACAACTTCAAGTGCAGCAAATGCAGATGATGCGCCAAGCTCAGATGCAGCAGCGTAGGGATCCTTCTCTTGGTGGTCCAATGAATGCTATTGGTTCTGAAGGGATGATTGGGCAGTCTAATGCAAGTGCTATTGCTGCAAAAATGTACGAGGAGCGTATGAAGCAACCAAATCAAATGAACACTGATACATCCCAACCCCATATGGATGCAAGGATGGCCCTTCTCAAATCAGGAACAAACCATCATAG TCAGATGGTCCAAGGGAATCATCCGGGAGGTGTTTCCGCAGCACTGCAGCAACTTCAATCACGAAGCCAGCAGACTCCT GAAATAAAAACTGAAGTTAATATTGGTGCATCTCCAAGACAACTGCCAGTGGATCCTTCTACAGTTTATGGCCAAGGAATCCTGCAATCAAAGCCTGGGATGGGGAATGCAG GATTAAACCCTGGGGTAGGTGCTCTTCCCTTAAAGGGATGGCCATTAACT GGCATCGAGACAATCCGACCAGGTTTAGGCCCTCAAGTTCAGAAAGCCTTCCTTCAAAACCAAAGTCAGTTTCAGCTCTCgccgcagcagcagcaacagcaaCAGATCCTGGCTCAGGTTCAAGGACAAGGAAATCTGAATAATTCATCCATGTATGGAGGAGACATGGACCCTCGAAGGTTTACGGTATTACCTAGAGGAACGAAAGATGGTCAACAGAATGCAAATGATGGATCTATAGGTTCCCCTATGCAGTCCAGTTCGTCTAAA CATATAAACATGCCACCGGTTCAGCAATCTTCTTCTCAGCAACAAGATCCTTTACTATCACAGCAATCACAGCAG AACAACCGCAAAAGAAAGGGACCTTCCTCTTCTGGTCCTGCTAACAGTACAGGGACCGGAAACACGGTAGGCCCATCCAACTCACAGCCGTCAACTCCGTCAACGCATACCCCTATCGATGGATCTGGTATAACTGGTAACATGCAGCATATGAACAACATGCCAAAGGGGCCAATGATGTATGGTTCTGATGGAATAGGTGGTCTTGCATCATCAGCAAACCAACTG CTGCAGGATGACATGGAACCTTTTGGAGATGTGGGAGCACTAGAAGACAATGTAGAATCGTTTTTGTCCCAAGATGATGGAGATGGAGGAAGCTTGTTTAACCCCACCACCCTAAAGCGGAACCCTTCTGAGCATGCCGAACCCCCAAAGG ctttTAGTTTCAGTGAGGTTAGTTCTATAAGAAGAAGTTCCAATAAGGTCATCTGCTGCAATTTCTCATCTGATGGGAAGTTGCTGGCTAGCGCTGGACATGATAAGAAG CTTTATATATGGAACATGGAAACACTAATAACTGAGAGCGCTCCTGAAGAACATGGTCATATCATCACAGATGTTCGCTTCAGACCTAATTCAACTCAACTAGCTACGTCCTCCTTTGACAAAACTATCAAAATCTGGGATGCCTCTGAG CCTGGTTACTTTGTAAGAACGATTACTGGTCATACCGCACCTGTGATGTCCCTTGATTTTCACCCTAAGAAAACAGATCTTTTCTGCTCTTGTGATGGCAACAATGAGATTCGTTTCTGGAACATCAACGCTGCGAATTGCTTTCGTGTTATAAAG GGTGCTAGCACACAAGTACGGTTCCAGCCAAGATTTGGACAAATGCTTGCCGCAGCTTCGGAAAACACTGTGTCAATTTATGATTATGATAATGACAGACGTGTCCACTTGTTAAAG GGGCATTCCGCAAATGTAAATTCTGTTTGTTGGAACCCAAGCGGAGAGTTGATAGCTTCTGTTAGCGAAGACTCTGTTAAATTGTGGTCTCTGAACTCGGGAGATTGCATCCACGAGCTCAGTTCTAGTGGAAACAAGTTCCACTCTTGTGTCTTCCACCCTACTTTTCCCAATCTCTTGGTCATTGGTGGCTACCAG TCACTGGAGCTTTGGAACACAAAAGAGAACAAATGTATGACAATACCGGCTCATGAGTGTGTCATCTCTGCATTAGCTCACTCACCTATGACAGGAATGATGGCTTCTGCAAGTCATGACAAATCCGTAAAGATTTGGAAGTAG
- the LOC103867617 gene encoding transcriptional corepressor LEUNIG_HOMOLOG isoform X2, with product MAQSNWEADKMLDVYIYDYLVKKKLHNTAKSFMTEGKVSPDPVAIDAPGGFLFEWWSVFWDIFIARTNEKHSEAAAAYIEAQQGKAREQQLQVQQMQMMRQAQMQQRRDPSLGGPMNAIGSEGMIGQSNASAIAAKMYEERMKQPNQMNTDTSQPHMDARMALLKSGTNHHSQMVQGNHPGGVSAALQQLQSRSQQTPEIKTEVNIGASPRQLPVDPSTVYGQGILQSKPGMGNAGLNPGVGALPLKGWPLTGIETIRPGLGPQVQKAFLQNQSQFQLSPQQQQQQQILAQVQGQGNLNNSSMYGGDMDPRRFTVLPRGTKDGQQNANDGSIGSPMQSSSSKHINMPPVQQSSSQQQDPLLSQQSQQNNRKRKGPSSSGPANSTGTGNTVGPSNSQPSTPSTHTPIDGSGITGNMQHMNNMPKGPMMYGSDGIGGLASSANQLDDMEPFGDVGALEDNVESFLSQDDGDGGSLFNPTTLKRNPSEHAEPPKAFSFSEVSSIRRSSNKVICCNFSSDGKLLASAGHDKKLYIWNMETLITESAPEEHGHIITDVRFRPNSTQLATSSFDKTIKIWDASEPGYFVRTITGHTAPVMSLDFHPKKTDLFCSCDGNNEIRFWNINAANCFRVIKGASTQVRFQPRFGQMLAAASENTVSIYDYDNDRRVHLLKGHSANVNSVCWNPSGELIASVSEDSVKLWSLNSGDCIHELSSSGNKFHSCVFHPTFPNLLVIGGYQSLELWNTKENKCMTIPAHECVISALAHSPMTGMMASASHDKSVKIWK from the exons ATGGCGCAGAGTAATTGGGAAGCTGATAAGAT GCTTGACGTTTACATATATGATTATTTGGTGAAGAAGAAACTTCATAACActgctaagtcttttatgactGAAGGCAAAGTCTCTCCTGATCCCGttg CAATTGATGCTCCTGGAGGTTTTCTTTTCGAGTGGTGGTCTGTGTTCTGGGACATCTTCATTGCAAGGACGAATGAGAAACATTCAGAGGCTGCTGCAGCTTATATTGAG GCACAGCAAGGTAAAGCAAGGGAGCAACAACTTCAAGTGCAGCAAATGCAGATGATGCGCCAAGCTCAGATGCAGCAGCGTAGGGATCCTTCTCTTGGTGGTCCAATGAATGCTATTGGTTCTGAAGGGATGATTGGGCAGTCTAATGCAAGTGCTATTGCTGCAAAAATGTACGAGGAGCGTATGAAGCAACCAAATCAAATGAACACTGATACATCCCAACCCCATATGGATGCAAGGATGGCCCTTCTCAAATCAGGAACAAACCATCATAG TCAGATGGTCCAAGGGAATCATCCGGGAGGTGTTTCCGCAGCACTGCAGCAACTTCAATCACGAAGCCAGCAGACTCCT GAAATAAAAACTGAAGTTAATATTGGTGCATCTCCAAGACAACTGCCAGTGGATCCTTCTACAGTTTATGGCCAAGGAATCCTGCAATCAAAGCCTGGGATGGGGAATGCAG GATTAAACCCTGGGGTAGGTGCTCTTCCCTTAAAGGGATGGCCATTAACT GGCATCGAGACAATCCGACCAGGTTTAGGCCCTCAAGTTCAGAAAGCCTTCCTTCAAAACCAAAGTCAGTTTCAGCTCTCgccgcagcagcagcaacagcaaCAGATCCTGGCTCAGGTTCAAGGACAAGGAAATCTGAATAATTCATCCATGTATGGAGGAGACATGGACCCTCGAAGGTTTACGGTATTACCTAGAGGAACGAAAGATGGTCAACAGAATGCAAATGATGGATCTATAGGTTCCCCTATGCAGTCCAGTTCGTCTAAA CATATAAACATGCCACCGGTTCAGCAATCTTCTTCTCAGCAACAAGATCCTTTACTATCACAGCAATCACAGCAG AACAACCGCAAAAGAAAGGGACCTTCCTCTTCTGGTCCTGCTAACAGTACAGGGACCGGAAACACGGTAGGCCCATCCAACTCACAGCCGTCAACTCCGTCAACGCATACCCCTATCGATGGATCTGGTATAACTGGTAACATGCAGCATATGAACAACATGCCAAAGGGGCCAATGATGTATGGTTCTGATGGAATAGGTGGTCTTGCATCATCAGCAAACCAACTG GATGACATGGAACCTTTTGGAGATGTGGGAGCACTAGAAGACAATGTAGAATCGTTTTTGTCCCAAGATGATGGAGATGGAGGAAGCTTGTTTAACCCCACCACCCTAAAGCGGAACCCTTCTGAGCATGCCGAACCCCCAAAGG ctttTAGTTTCAGTGAGGTTAGTTCTATAAGAAGAAGTTCCAATAAGGTCATCTGCTGCAATTTCTCATCTGATGGGAAGTTGCTGGCTAGCGCTGGACATGATAAGAAG CTTTATATATGGAACATGGAAACACTAATAACTGAGAGCGCTCCTGAAGAACATGGTCATATCATCACAGATGTTCGCTTCAGACCTAATTCAACTCAACTAGCTACGTCCTCCTTTGACAAAACTATCAAAATCTGGGATGCCTCTGAG CCTGGTTACTTTGTAAGAACGATTACTGGTCATACCGCACCTGTGATGTCCCTTGATTTTCACCCTAAGAAAACAGATCTTTTCTGCTCTTGTGATGGCAACAATGAGATTCGTTTCTGGAACATCAACGCTGCGAATTGCTTTCGTGTTATAAAG GGTGCTAGCACACAAGTACGGTTCCAGCCAAGATTTGGACAAATGCTTGCCGCAGCTTCGGAAAACACTGTGTCAATTTATGATTATGATAATGACAGACGTGTCCACTTGTTAAAG GGGCATTCCGCAAATGTAAATTCTGTTTGTTGGAACCCAAGCGGAGAGTTGATAGCTTCTGTTAGCGAAGACTCTGTTAAATTGTGGTCTCTGAACTCGGGAGATTGCATCCACGAGCTCAGTTCTAGTGGAAACAAGTTCCACTCTTGTGTCTTCCACCCTACTTTTCCCAATCTCTTGGTCATTGGTGGCTACCAG TCACTGGAGCTTTGGAACACAAAAGAGAACAAATGTATGACAATACCGGCTCATGAGTGTGTCATCTCTGCATTAGCTCACTCACCTATGACAGGAATGATGGCTTCTGCAAGTCATGACAAATCCGTAAAGATTTGGAAGTAG